One genomic segment of Erysipelotrichaceae bacterium 66202529 includes these proteins:
- a CDS encoding histidine kinase — protein sequence MKEKQYERILQQLCAVLEGEHDMIANMANMSALLFAELPELNWAGFYLFKNKELILGPFQGMVACMHIPLGKGVCGVCAESRCTQRVDNVHEFVNHIACDSASNSEIVIPLIKEDTLLGVLDIDSPIFSRFDAVDQHYLEKAAAILLQSL from the coding sequence ATGAAAGAAAAACAATATGAGCGAATCCTTCAGCAGCTATGTGCAGTCCTGGAGGGAGAGCATGATATGATTGCCAATATGGCAAATATGTCTGCCCTGTTATTCGCAGAGCTTCCTGAGCTGAATTGGGCAGGCTTTTATTTATTTAAAAATAAGGAATTGATCCTTGGACCGTTTCAAGGCATGGTTGCCTGCATGCATATCCCGTTGGGCAAAGGTGTTTGTGGTGTTTGTGCAGAAAGCAGGTGTACACAGCGGGTAGATAATGTACATGAGTTTGTGAATCATATTGCCTGTGACAGTGCCAGTAATTCAGAAATCGTTATACCGCTTATAAAAGAAGACACCCTGCTGGGTGTCCTGGATATTGATTCTCCGATATTTTCAAGATTTGATGCAGTCGATCAGCATTATCTCGAAAAGGCAGCCGCCATCCTGCTTCAATCCTTATGA
- a CDS encoding DUF402 domain-containing protein — protein MEIQEREYVYIQSYKHDGSLHRTWAKGYVIEANERRIVAVTNKTLVSESDGRKWVTREPAICFFYPDKWYNVICMIRKSGIHYYCNLASPSLYDGEAIKNIDYDLDVKVSPTGKTTLLDEDEYRQHSAEMGYSRKLDEAIHRGLDRLMVDIRLQNSPFEHREISALYDKYLRYMEEDKRAK, from the coding sequence ATGGAAATACAAGAACGAGAATATGTTTATATCCAAAGCTATAAGCATGATGGTAGTCTTCATAGGACCTGGGCTAAGGGATATGTCATAGAAGCAAATGAACGGCGCATTGTTGCTGTAACCAACAAAACACTTGTCAGTGAATCGGATGGTCGCAAATGGGTTACAAGGGAACCGGCAATCTGTTTCTTCTATCCGGATAAATGGTACAATGTTATCTGCATGATCCGCAAATCCGGTATTCATTATTACTGCAATCTTGCCTCACCGTCTCTTTATGATGGAGAAGCAATTAAGAATATTGATTACGATCTGGATGTGAAGGTATCGCCAACAGGAAAGACAACCTTGCTGGATGAGGATGAATACCGGCAGCATTCAGCAGAAATGGGATACAGCCGGAAGCTGGATGAAGCGATACATCGTGGTCTGGATCGACTGATGGTAGATATCCGGCTTCAGAATTCACCGTTTGAGCATCGTGAGATATCTGCCTTGTATGATAAATACCTGCGTTATATGGAAGAGGATAAAAGAGCTAAATAA
- a CDS encoding thioredoxin family protein has protein sequence MKKVLLSLLCAIFLLQGCSKQNEGEPIELTAQEVLVRLQDPKKNSFMLYITSENCYSCDEYEKIIQEIEEETPFEIYYLKMDTNEEDTDVKRSLEELQITTGNIQSLPSTFYFYQGSLLPENKKEGYLEKKDLLKWLNDLHLLH, from the coding sequence GCTGCTCAGTCTGTTATGCGCCATATTCCTGCTGCAGGGATGTAGTAAACAAAATGAGGGAGAACCGATTGAACTAACAGCGCAGGAAGTGCTGGTCAGACTCCAGGATCCGAAAAAAAATTCCTTCATGCTGTACATCACCTCGGAAAATTGCTATTCCTGTGATGAATATGAAAAAATAATACAGGAAATAGAAGAGGAAACACCGTTTGAAATCTACTATCTGAAAATGGATACAAATGAAGAGGATACGGATGTCAAACGCTCACTTGAAGAACTGCAAATTACGACAGGAAATATACAGAGCCTGCCGTCTACCTTTTATTTTTATCAGGGAAGTCTGTTGCCTGAAAATAAAAAAGAAGGGTATCTGGAAAAGAAGGACTTGTTAAAATGGTTGAACGATCTGCATTTACTACATTAA
- a CDS encoding spore coat protein, which yields MAAKSKSYGDKDIATNLLVTLKHMKAELNTFTQEASNDELFEKIDEVYTCVSTLQRDVYNMMSAQGWYKMTPDSAKNISKAYTKFSKSESELS from the coding sequence ATGGCAGCAAAATCAAAAAGCTACGGCGATAAGGACATCGCTACCAATCTGCTGGTAACATTAAAGCATATGAAAGCAGAGCTAAATACATTTACACAGGAAGCAAGCAACGATGAATTATTCGAAAAAATTGATGAGGTTTATACCTGCGTATCAACTTTGCAGCGTGATGTATACAACATGATGAGCGCACAGGGCTGGTATAAGATGACACCGGATTCCGCTAAGAATATTTCTAAGGCATATACTAAATTTTCAAAAAGTGAAAGTGAGTTATCTTAA
- a CDS encoding oxidoreductase codes for MLTPKDVLYMEDILDQTLVLNKRVANDITMIQSEEVKSCFENVQEKLKEHYQTLLEILESEAK; via the coding sequence ATGCTGACACCTAAAGACGTATTGTATATGGAAGATATCCTGGATCAGACACTTGTTTTAAATAAACGTGTTGCCAATGATATCACAATGATTCAAAGTGAGGAAGTAAAGAGCTGTTTTGAAAATGTACAGGAAAAATTAAAGGAGCATTACCAGACATTACTGGAAATCCTGGAAAGCGAGGCTAAGTAA
- a CDS encoding aminoglycoside N(3)-acetyltransferase gives MVERSAFTTLNQEPATVSSKEEIVQQLTSLGIQKGMVLLVQADPKRLGYLIGGEQALIEALMETVGYEGTLVVATFTPQLLDPSCQKESVERIYWDDVRGSAFPFDRKLTPPRDAFALQFLRNEGIVRSYHPLYSFAAWGKYAKLICDRHPLHFGLSKDSPLGKIVEFNGYTVLLGCEYENCCMFHLARYSGDQLPIRLVSAPIENNKQTMWKDMLDLDYQTKNFSEIGEVMEERSVVKTSYIGNGRCRMFSAREAITLATAYFHIHKD, from the coding sequence ATGGTTGAACGATCTGCATTTACTACATTAAATCAAGAACCTGCCACGGTATCTTCAAAGGAAGAAATCGTACAGCAGCTGACATCATTAGGAATCCAGAAGGGCATGGTACTTCTGGTGCAGGCAGACCCAAAAAGACTTGGCTATCTGATTGGCGGAGAACAGGCGCTGATTGAAGCACTCATGGAAACAGTAGGCTATGAGGGTACACTCGTTGTCGCAACCTTTACTCCGCAGCTATTGGATCCCTCCTGTCAAAAGGAGAGTGTCGAGCGTATATATTGGGATGATGTACGTGGCTCTGCTTTTCCATTTGACAGAAAACTGACGCCGCCCCGCGATGCATTTGCTTTGCAGTTTTTGCGTAATGAAGGAATCGTGCGCTCCTACCACCCATTATACAGCTTTGCCGCCTGGGGGAAATACGCCAAACTGATTTGTGATCGTCATCCTCTGCATTTCGGGCTAAGCAAGGATTCTCCTCTCGGGAAAATTGTGGAATTCAATGGCTATACTGTCCTGCTTGGATGTGAGTACGAGAACTGCTGCATGTTTCATTTAGCTCGCTATTCCGGAGATCAATTACCGATTCGCCTGGTCAGTGCACCGATTGAAAATAACAAGCAGACAATGTGGAAGGATATGCTGGATTTGGATTATCAGACAAAAAACTTCTCCGAAATAGGAGAAGTGATGGAGGAACGCAGTGTTGTAAAAACCTCTTATATCGGGAACGGACGCTGCCGTATGTTTTCTGCCAGAGAAGCGATTACACTGGCAACAGCCTATTTCCACATTCATAAGGATTGA